The proteins below come from a single Falco rusticolus isolate bFalRus1 chromosome 8, bFalRus1.pri, whole genome shotgun sequence genomic window:
- the GCG gene encoding pro-glucagon isoform X2, which produces MKSVYFVAGLLLMIVQGSWQNPLQDTEEKSRSFKASQSEPLDESRQLNEVKRHSQGTFTSDYSKYLDTRRAQDFVQWLMSTKRNGQQGQEDKENDKFPDQLSSNAISKRHAEFERHAEGTYTSDITSYLEGQAAKEFIAWLVNGRGRRDFPEKALVAEEMGRRHADGTFTSDINKVLDDMAAKEFLKWLINTKVTQRDLLGEYQ; this is translated from the exons atgaaaagtgtttattttgttgctggGCTTCTTTTAATGATAGTTCAAGGCAGCTGGCAAAATCCTCTTCAGGATACAGAGGAAAAATCAAG ATCATTCAAAGCTTCCCAGTCTGAACCATTAGATGAATCTAGACAGCTGAATGAAGTGAAACGTCACTCACAAGGCACATTCACCAGCGATTACAGCAAGTATTTGGACACTAGACGAGCTCAGGACTTCGTGCAATGGTTAATGAGCACTAAGAGAAATGG CCAACAAGGTCAAGAGgacaaagaaaatgacaaattcCCGGACCAGCTCTCAAG CAATGCGATCTCCAAGCGTCATGCTGAATTCGAGAGACATGCTGAAGGCACCTATACCAGTGATATCACCTCTTATTTGGAAGGTCAAGCTGCCAAAGAGTTCATTGCTTGGTTAGTGAATGGACGAGGAAGAAGAGA TTTCCCAGAAAAAGCTCTTGTGGCCGAAGAAATGGGCCGAAGACATGCAGATGGCACTTTTACAAGTGATATCAACAAAGTCCTTGATGACATGGCTGCCAAAGAGTTCCTAAAATGGCTGATTAACACAAAAGTTACCCAAAG ggacCTTTTGGGAGAATACCAGTAA
- the GCG gene encoding pro-glucagon isoform X1, which translates to MAVKMKSVYFVAGLLLMIVQGSWQNPLQDTEEKSRSFKASQSEPLDESRQLNEVKRHSQGTFTSDYSKYLDTRRAQDFVQWLMSTKRNGQQGQEDKENDKFPDQLSSNAISKRHAEFERHAEGTYTSDITSYLEGQAAKEFIAWLVNGRGRRDFPEKALVAEEMGRRHADGTFTSDINKVLDDMAAKEFLKWLINTKVTQRDLLGEYQ; encoded by the exons ATG gcagtgaaaatgaaaagtgtttattttgttgctggGCTTCTTTTAATGATAGTTCAAGGCAGCTGGCAAAATCCTCTTCAGGATACAGAGGAAAAATCAAG ATCATTCAAAGCTTCCCAGTCTGAACCATTAGATGAATCTAGACAGCTGAATGAAGTGAAACGTCACTCACAAGGCACATTCACCAGCGATTACAGCAAGTATTTGGACACTAGACGAGCTCAGGACTTCGTGCAATGGTTAATGAGCACTAAGAGAAATGG CCAACAAGGTCAAGAGgacaaagaaaatgacaaattcCCGGACCAGCTCTCAAG CAATGCGATCTCCAAGCGTCATGCTGAATTCGAGAGACATGCTGAAGGCACCTATACCAGTGATATCACCTCTTATTTGGAAGGTCAAGCTGCCAAAGAGTTCATTGCTTGGTTAGTGAATGGACGAGGAAGAAGAGA TTTCCCAGAAAAAGCTCTTGTGGCCGAAGAAATGGGCCGAAGACATGCAGATGGCACTTTTACAAGTGATATCAACAAAGTCCTTGATGACATGGCTGCCAAAGAGTTCCTAAAATGGCTGATTAACACAAAAGTTACCCAAAG ggacCTTTTGGGAGAATACCAGTAA